A DNA window from Microcystis aeruginosa NIES-843 contains the following coding sequences:
- the acsF gene encoding magnesium-protoporphyrin IX monomethyl ester (oxidative) cyclase has translation MVTTVEPPSQKKAVLRETILTPRFYTTDFEAAANFDLSLQETEIKAMLEEMRTDYNRHHFERQQEFENYQDNLDEKTRNAFIDYLERSCISEFSGFLLFKELSRQLKSRNPLLGEIFHLMVRYEARHAGFLNKAMADFNISLDLAKITKTRTYTFFPLEWVLYTVYLSEKIGYWRYILIYRYLEEHPQYKFNPLFNYFESWCQDENRHGDIFKTLLRAKPQLWNNWRSRLWSRFFLLSVFATHSLTVRERSDFYDALGMDAIAFDQEVIRQTNNTSARAFPTILNVDHPQFFPRLNRCAERNLQLKAIDESSVPQWLKTMGKLPLQLGMVGDLLRLYLIKPIDAEATREMVL, from the coding sequence ATGGTCACTACCGTTGAACCCCCCTCCCAGAAAAAAGCTGTTCTGCGCGAAACTATCCTCACTCCTCGTTTCTATACCACCGATTTTGAGGCTGCCGCTAATTTTGACCTTTCTCTGCAAGAAACCGAAATCAAAGCGATGTTAGAGGAGATGCGGACCGATTACAACCGGCATCACTTTGAACGTCAGCAAGAATTTGAGAACTATCAAGATAATCTCGATGAAAAAACGAGAAATGCCTTTATAGATTACCTAGAACGCTCCTGTATCTCCGAATTTTCTGGCTTTTTGTTATTTAAGGAACTGTCACGACAACTAAAAAGCCGTAATCCCTTGTTAGGGGAGATATTTCATCTTATGGTTAGATATGAGGCGCGCCATGCAGGATTTCTCAATAAAGCCATGGCTGACTTTAATATTTCCCTCGATTTAGCCAAAATTACTAAAACCCGTACCTACACCTTTTTCCCCCTTGAATGGGTGTTATATACGGTCTATCTCTCCGAAAAAATCGGTTATTGGCGGTATATTCTCATTTATCGTTATTTAGAAGAACATCCCCAGTATAAATTTAATCCTCTTTTTAATTACTTCGAGAGTTGGTGTCAAGACGAAAATCGCCACGGAGATATCTTTAAAACCTTACTGCGCGCTAAACCGCAATTGTGGAATAATTGGCGATCGAGATTATGGAGCCGTTTTTTCCTGCTTTCCGTCTTTGCTACCCATAGTTTAACTGTACGGGAACGCTCAGACTTTTATGATGCTTTAGGAATGGATGCGATCGCTTTTGATCAAGAGGTAATTCGTCAGACTAATAATACCTCCGCTCGCGCTTTTCCAACTATTTTAAATGTGGACCATCCCCAATTTTTCCCCCGTTTAAACCGTTGTGCCGAACGTAATTTACAATTAAAAGCGATCGATGAAAGTAGCGTTCCCCAATGGCTAAAAACAATGGGTAAGTTACCCTTACAGTTAGGTATGGTCGGGGATCTCCTGCGATTGTATCTGATTAAACCCATAGATGCAGAAGCCACCAGAGAAATGGTACTTTAA
- a CDS encoding type IV pilin-like G/H family protein — MNSTFKFKLIQALNKKNGNKGFTLIELLVVVIIIGVLAAIALPNLLGQIAKGRQAEARTHLGTVNRAQQAYRLEQGNFGLFTAAAGSVSTGDLPVSIEPQYYNYTGPTATSTTSALTNASAIGAFDDDIRDYSAAVSQDAAGVFRSIICEATHPTAGVAAATTAATCTTGTRVR, encoded by the coding sequence ATGAACTCCACCTTCAAATTCAAACTCATCCAAGCTCTCAACAAAAAGAACGGTAACAAAGGTTTCACCCTCATCGAACTCCTAGTTGTCGTTATCATCATCGGTGTACTCGCCGCCATCGCTCTCCCCAACCTCCTCGGTCAGATAGCCAAAGGCAGACAAGCGGAAGCTCGCACCCACCTCGGTACCGTTAACCGCGCTCAACAGGCTTACCGCTTAGAACAGGGAAATTTTGGACTATTTACTGCCGCTGCTGGCAGTGTAAGTACCGGCGACTTGCCCGTATCTATAGAACCTCAATACTATAATTATACCGGACCTACCGCCACCAGTACCACTTCTGCTCTAACTAATGCTTCAGCTATCGGCGCCTTCGACGACGATATTCGCGACTACTCTGCTGCGGTATCTCAAGACGCCGCTGGTGTTTTCAGATCAATCATCTGTGAAGCAACTCATCCTACTGCTGGAGTAGCAGCAGCAACAACTGCTGCTACCTGCACTACTGGTACCCGGGTCAGATAG
- a CDS encoding DUF4164 family protein gives MSNETVTYSLESVLKEIKDSIKEVNQKIDTLQKDVNQKIDTLQKDVNQKIDSLETRMDERFDKVEDRLTKVEIGQAELKGELKGDIKVLDEKIEGLTVRVGYQEFTNRGILIALVVAVLGGAAKLFGFFPNP, from the coding sequence ATGTCTAACGAAACTGTCACCTATTCCCTAGAATCAGTCCTTAAGGAAATTAAAGACAGCATCAAAGAAGTCAACCAGAAAATCGATACCCTGCAAAAAGATGTCAATCAGAAAATCGATACCTTGCAAAAAGATGTCAATCAAAAAATCGACTCCCTTGAAACACGGATGGATGAGAGATTTGACAAGGTAGAAGACCGGCTCACCAAAGTAGAAATCGGACAGGCCGAACTTAAGGGAGAGTTAAAAGGAGATATTAAAGTATTAGACGAGAAAATCGAGGGATTAACGGTACGGGTTGGTTATCAGGAGTTCACCAACCGGGGGATTCTGATAGCTTTGGTGGTTGCTGTCTTGGGAGGTGCCGCTAAACTTTTTGGTTTTTTCCCTAATCCCTAA
- a CDS encoding DUF29 domain-containing protein, with product MTLAKVKNLYDQDFALWIEATVKQLKSGDLSQVDLENLIEEVESLGKSQPKAVDNFLTRLLEHLLKRCYVVLPDCYWGWEIEIRNFRKELKKEFKYSPSLKRFMIEILEECYREALEAVKEDYPDSNFPDVCPFAEDIDGLLNHKFWEYEK from the coding sequence ATGACTTTAGCCAAGGTAAAAAATCTTTATGATCAAGATTTTGCTTTGTGGATAGAAGCAACCGTCAAACAATTAAAATCTGGGGATTTATCTCAGGTTGATTTAGAGAATTTGATCGAGGAGGTGGAGTCTTTGGGGAAAAGTCAACCCAAAGCGGTTGATAATTTTTTAACTCGTTTATTAGAACATTTATTAAAACGTTGTTATGTGGTTCTTCCCGATTGTTATTGGGGGTGGGAAATTGAAATTAGAAATTTTCGCAAGGAGTTGAAGAAGGAATTTAAGTATTCTCCTAGTTTAAAAAGGTTTATGATCGAGATTTTAGAAGAATGTTATCGAGAAGCTTTAGAAGCGGTGAAAGAGGATTATCCGGACTCTAATTTTCCCGATGTTTGTCCCTTTGCTGAGGATATTGATGGTTTATTAAATCATAAGTTTTGGGAGTATGAAAAATAG
- a CDS encoding DUF2839 domain-containing protein has translation MGESKRRQSALGDKYGQEENILPWLPITKSQASQAYKLTTRGAWIGIGVLAGVWVVIRFVGPAFGWWNVQ, from the coding sequence ATGGGTGAATCAAAACGTCGTCAATCGGCCCTGGGTGATAAGTATGGACAGGAAGAAAACATCCTGCCTTGGCTACCGATTACCAAAAGTCAAGCATCCCAAGCTTACAAGTTAACCACTAGGGGTGCCTGGATTGGTATAGGAGTTTTAGCTGGGGTTTGGGTAGTTATTCGCTTTGTCGGGCCGGCCTTCGGTTGGTGGAATGTCCAATAA
- a CDS encoding DUF4164 family protein: MSNETVTYSLESVLKEIKDSIKEVNQKIDTLQKDVNQKIDTLQKDVNQKIDTLQKDVNQKIDSLETRMDERFDKVEDRLTKVEIGQAELKGELKGDIKVLDEKIEGLTVRVGYQEFTNRGILIALVVAVLGGAAKLFGFFPNP; this comes from the coding sequence ATGTCTAACGAAACTGTCACCTATTCCCTAGAATCAGTCCTTAAGGAAATTAAAGACAGCATCAAAGAAGTCAACCAGAAAATCGATACCCTGCAAAAAGATGTCAATCAGAAAATCGATACCCTGCAAAAAGATGTCAATCAGAAAATCGATACCCTGCAAAAAGATGTCAATCAGAAAATCGACTCCCTTGAAACACGGATGGATGAGAGATTTGACAAGGTAGAAGACCGGCTAACCAAAGTAGAAATCGGACAGGCCGAACTTAAGGGAGAGTTAAAAGGCGATATTAAAGTATTAGACGAGAAAATCGAGGGATTAACGGTACGGGTTGGTTATCAGGAGTTCACCAACCGGGGGATTCTGATAGCTTTGGTGGTTGCTGTCTTGGGAGGTGCCGCTAAACTTTTTGGTTTTTTCCCCAATCCCTAA
- a CDS encoding type IV pilin-like G/H family protein, with protein sequence MKYLLFSAIKSQAKKARGFTLIELLVVVILLGVLAAISLPSLLGQIAKGRQAEARAALGLINRAQQGYRYEKGTFATLSELSLEAATISLTFYNISEVGTRNPVGVAYELDALTPFADDIKNYAGASGQTAAGAYTGIVCEDETPLEDNVSTSNSAGVLSCVNGIKIN encoded by the coding sequence ATGAAATACCTTCTTTTTTCAGCAATCAAATCACAGGCAAAAAAAGCGAGGGGTTTTACTCTAATAGAATTGTTAGTAGTGGTGATTTTATTGGGGGTTCTCGCTGCCATCAGTTTACCGAGTCTCTTAGGACAAATCGCCAAAGGTAGGCAAGCAGAAGCGCGCGCAGCACTGGGATTAATCAATCGCGCCCAACAGGGTTATCGTTATGAAAAAGGGACTTTTGCTACTTTATCTGAACTATCTCTGGAAGCTGCCACTATTTCCCTAACATTTTATAATATCAGCGAAGTAGGAACTCGCAATCCTGTTGGAGTCGCCTATGAATTGGATGCTTTGACTCCATTTGCTGACGATATTAAAAATTATGCCGGAGCGTCTGGACAAACGGCAGCCGGGGCCTATACTGGTATTGTTTGCGAGGATGAAACTCCTTTAGAAGATAATGTTTCTACCAGTAATTCCGCCGGTGTTCTTAGCTGTGTTAATGGCATTAAAATTAATTAA
- a CDS encoding DUF4164 family protein: MSNETVTYSLESVLKEIKDSIKEVNQKIDTLQKDVNQKIDTLQKDVNQKIDTLQKDVNQKIDSLETRMDERFDKVEDRLTKVEIGQAELKGELKGNIKVLDEKIEGLTVRVGYQEFTNRGILIALVVAVLGGAAKLFGFFPNP; encoded by the coding sequence ATGTCTAACGAAACTGTCACCTATTCCCTAGAATCAGTCCTTAAGGAAATTAAAGACAGCATCAAAGAAGTCAACCAGAAAATCGATACCCTGCAAAAAGATGTCAATCAGAAAATCGATACCCTGCAAAAAGATGTCAATCAGAAAATCGATACCCTGCAAAAAGATGTCAATCAGAAAATCGACTCCCTTGAAACACGGATGGATGAGAGATTTGACAAGGTAGAAGACCGGCTCACCAAAGTAGAAATCGGACAGGCCGAACTTAAGGGAGAGTTAAAAGGCAATATTAAAGTATTAGACGAGAAAATCGAGGGATTAACGGTACGGGTTGGTTATCAGGAATTTACCAACCGGGGGATTCTGATAGCTTTGGTGGTTGCTGTCTTGGGAGGTGCTGCTAAACTTTTTGGTTTTTTTCCTAATCCCTAA
- a CDS encoding NAD-dependent epimerase/dehydratase family protein, with protein sequence MKILIMGGTRFIGVSLTKVLVEQGHEVVLFNRGNKPAPVAGVRQIHGDRTDPAQLKEKLKNESFEAIFDNNGRELSDTQPLVEIFRERIGHFVYVSSAGVYLKSDQMPHKEGDKLDPKSRHKGKHETENYLSEMGLPWTSIRPVYIYGPGNYNDLEAWFFDRLVRNRPIPIPGHGEHFTQFGHVVDLAKAMAAVLGNSQAIGQVYNISGDRYVTFNGLAKACAAAMGKNAEEIEIVNYNPKKFDFGKKKPFPLRVQHFYADINKATRELNWQPEYDLVSGLTDSFQNDYLPSGRDRQEIDLAIDDQILANQQN encoded by the coding sequence ATGAAAATTTTAATTATGGGTGGAACCCGATTTATCGGTGTTTCTTTGACTAAAGTGTTAGTAGAACAGGGTCATGAAGTAGTATTATTCAATCGTGGCAATAAACCCGCTCCGGTTGCTGGAGTACGACAGATTCACGGCGATCGCACTGACCCAGCGCAACTGAAAGAAAAGCTTAAAAATGAAAGTTTTGAGGCAATTTTCGATAATAATGGCAGAGAATTAAGTGATACTCAGCCCCTCGTCGAGATTTTTAGGGAAAGAATCGGGCATTTTGTCTATGTTAGCTCGGCGGGGGTTTATCTAAAATCCGACCAAATGCCCCATAAAGAAGGGGATAAACTAGATCCCAAAAGTCGCCACAAGGGAAAACACGAGACAGAAAACTACTTAAGCGAGATGGGTTTACCCTGGACTTCCATCCGTCCGGTTTATATCTACGGACCGGGGAACTATAATGACCTAGAAGCTTGGTTTTTTGACCGTTTGGTTCGTAATCGTCCTATTCCTATACCGGGTCATGGGGAACATTTTACCCAATTTGGTCACGTTGTCGATCTGGCCAAGGCCATGGCCGCAGTATTGGGTAATTCTCAGGCTATCGGTCAAGTGTATAATATTTCTGGCGATCGCTATGTAACTTTTAACGGTTTAGCGAAAGCTTGCGCGGCAGCGATGGGGAAAAATGCCGAGGAAATCGAGATTGTTAACTATAACCCCAAAAAATTTGACTTCGGCAAAAAGAAACCTTTCCCCCTGCGGGTTCAACATTTTTACGCTGATATTAATAAGGCCACCCGGGAGTTAAACTGGCAGCCTGAATATGATCTCGTCAGTGGTTTAACAGACTCCTTCCAGAATGATTATCTCCCTTCCGGTCGCGATCGGCAAGAAATAGACTTGGCGATCGATGACCAGATCTTGGCAAACCAACAAAATTAA